CAACATCGTTTGTATACCCAAAAATGTATTGACCATGGATATTAGAGGAAGGAATGCCAGAATCTTAAGTGGTGCAATGGCGTTATCAAATTTATTACCATAAATTAAATGAATTGAAAAAGGAGCTAGAAAGAAAATGAGAATTCCAACAACCAACAAAACATATATCAAAACAGGCAGTAAACTTCTCAATACATTTAACCCCTCTTCGACATTCGCATTAAACGCCTTTGAAATATAAGGGAAGAGCACTGTAGATAGGGGCAAATTAAGAACATTAATAACAATAAATATTAACGATTGGGCTGTAGTATAATAGCCAACATCCGCTTTTGAAGCGAAAAAACCCAACACGATAATATTCGTTGTCGTATAAATAGAGACTACAAAGGAAGATAAGTACATCATTCTTTCTTCTATCAGTAGGCCCCAAACTCTTTTAGTGGATATGAAGTTAAACTGGATATGAAATTTCTTGACAGCAAAAGCAACCAAAAACCCCGAAATCCCAAAGCTCAAAAAGAAATTAATAAGCGGCAGGACAATAAGATCATCTGCTTTTTTTACCAAAATCAAAATAAATATACAATTAAGCAAACCCCTTAAAAAATTAGTAAATGCGAAAATATTCAAGTGCTGCATACCCTGAAACACGTACTGTGGTGTTAAACAGGTAGAGATACAGGAGCAGAACACGATTATTGCTACAGCTTTATTACTAGCCAGGGGACTGAAGACAAATAATGCGATGATAAATAAGAATACTGAAACCAAAAACAAGTACGCCCGAGCTGTCATAACTTCTGAAAAAACTTTGCTTAAGGAAGAGGGTTCTGCCGCTATGCGTCTGGTTGCTGTATAGTCAAAACCGTAAGAGATCAATATATTGAAATAAGCCACAAAAGCGGTCGCGTAATTAATAATTCCATAACCCTCGGGGCCGATAATCCGAGACACATAAGGTATGGTAATTAATGGAAACACATAATTGATCAACTGTACAAGTCCCAATGAAGCAAAGCTCTGCAGTAAATTCTTTCGCATTCTAAGTAATTTTAATCAATTTGCTCCTCACTCATCGCTGATTTGTAAAATCTAATTAATGTTAATATAAAGGCGGAAAACACAAAACACAAAATAAAACCTATAAAGAAATAGAACTTTTTGCTTACTACTTTATTTTCCAGCGGAAATGTCGGAACATCGATTAACTGAATGAGGGGAGATTCTTTTAATAGGGTCATTTTTGCAATTTCCAAATTTTGAACCAGCTGGTTTAAAATAGCTTTATTCGTTTCGGCTGAAAATTGTGAACGTTGACTAGGTACTATACGCTGTGCCTGACGTGTTGGGTTCAAATTCGGGGTAGCATCGACAATAGAAGCCATTGTACTAATGTTTCCATTCATCATACAACGGATGGAATCTGCCTGCTGTTGTAGCAATTGAATATTATGCTGGGCCCTTTTTGTTTTGGTCTGCATGTAAAAGTCATTGACTTGCTGCACTAAGGCCGTATTAAATTCTTTAGCAAAAGACTCGTCAAATGCTGTAATTTCCACTTTTATAATCGACAACTTTTTATCCAATTTATCTACTTTCAGATTTTTCTTGATAAGCTGACCAATGACTTTATTCATCAGACTATCACGTTGTCTTAACTCAAATCCCGCATCATGTTTTCGAAAATCGATCTGCTTATCTTTTTGCTGTTTCTCCTCTTCCAATTCTAAATAACGGTCAATCAGAAGCTTGCTAGTATCTGACGCAGAAGTTTTAAGTAAAGTAGCTTGAAGCATTTTGCGGGATTTATAAAATTCCAGTAAATTATCGCCCTGAAAAATCCCGCCCCCGGATCCGCCAATGTCCATCCCCACCATCGAAGCCAAACCTTCATATTGACTAAATCCACTACTCTTCTCTCCAGATTCTAAAACGAAGGTTGTGATAGCAGTATAAGCCGTTCTTTTGGTACTTGCATAAAATGACCCCACAGCGCCACCTATTAGTCCCGCAATAATTAGAATATACCATCTACCAAGTAGAAATTTTAGCCATTTTTGAATTAAATGCACCAATTCTTTTAATGACAGCTCACCTTTTTCTCGCGTATTATCCATCTCAACCAATATGTTAAATTAACGCAACAATGATACAATAATAGCCGCTAACGAAGCGATTCCTGTTCCTAATCCAACCCAACCTTGAGCACTCATCCGCTCTCTTGGTGCACGCTTCGGAACAACAATCTCCGCCCCAGGTTTTACTTCAGGATACCCACCAGATTTACCTTTTACAGCACCATTGGCATATTGAACAAAGACACGTTTTTTCAATGCATTGTCCGTAAATCCACCAGCTTGATTGATATAATATTTTAGGCTTTTACCCTTAACATAGACTACATTGTTTGGATTTAATACTTCTCCTACAACCTTGACTGTCTCTAATTCTTTTGGCACAGTAATAATATCACCATCCAAAACTAGCAAGTCGCCTTTTTCGTAAGGTTTTTCCAGAATTTTATTCAACTCAATCCCCACAAGGTCACTCGGCTCAACATCATCAGCCGACATACCTTGCTGCGATACTTTGGCAAGTGCTTTATTTTTTGCCCGAGAACTGTTTGCATCCTCGTCGTTTTCTTGTTCTTGTCTATTTTTTTTACTATTTCTCTCTTCGTCCAGACTATCCTGCTCCAATTCTTTTTTCAAACGTTCTTTCTCTTTTTTCTCTTCTGCTTTCAATTTAGACATCCCTGTACGTTTTAGAGAAGCGCCCTCAGTATAAGCATAAGTGGTCAATCCCCCCGCCCGCTTGACGATGTCGGAAATACGTTCATCCTCCCGCGAAATGGTATAAATACCGGGATATAGGACCTCACCCTCGATCGTCACTTGTCGCTGTGTACGGAACCCCGCGTCTCCTAAGACCGAAACAACATCGTAAGGTTGCAAAGCTATCGTCGGATCTGTAAGGATACCATCTTTAATATCAACCAAAATAGTTTGCGAAGAACTATGATCATCAGCATTGCGCTGTTGAAGTCTTCGGGCAATTTCAACACGTGCATTTTTTGCAGCCTCAGTAAATCCACCAGCTTTTTGAATAACGTCACCTAGTGTTGCATTGCTAGCGAAAGGCAGATCACCGGGAAAACGTACTTCACCCTGAACGGTAAATTTATATTCGTCACGTAAATCAAAAATAGAAGCGATTTCGATCTTGTCCTCACGCTTCAATGGTATATCAGCAACTGTACCAGCCAATACTTCACGTACATTAAAATTAATTAGCTCGGATGTGTTATCTGCTTTCAAACGGTTGATGATCCCTCGTTCCAAAAAGGCATCCTCACGTACACCATCGGCCATTTCAAGCACTTGCTTGAGTGTCAGACCTGACTCCAAACCA
The window above is part of the Sphingobacterium sp. ML3W genome. Proteins encoded here:
- a CDS encoding oligosaccharide flippase family protein: MRKNLLQSFASLGLVQLINYVFPLITIPYVSRIIGPEGYGIINYATAFVAYFNILISYGFDYTATRRIAAEPSSLSKVFSEVMTARAYLFLVSVFLFIIALFVFSPLASNKAVAIIVFCSCISTCLTPQYVFQGMQHLNIFAFTNFLRGLLNCIFILILVKKADDLIVLPLINFFLSFGISGFLVAFAVKKFHIQFNFISTKRVWGLLIEERMMYLSSFVVSIYTTTNIIVLGFFASKADVGYYTTAQSLIFIVINVLNLPLSTVLFPYISKAFNANVEEGLNVLRSLLPVLIYVLLVVGILIFFLAPFSIHLIYGNKFDNAIAPLKILAFLPLISMVNTFLGIQTMLNLKMDKDFFRVTAMAACIGFLLNLVLSSQYGFIGTSYSYLLIELFVLGALYVTLVKKNVNILLANKFSLGAVISICKNILK
- a CDS encoding SLBB domain-containing protein, translated to MKKIVLWFCMIGFVGSVYAQTNPANIKVDNLTDAQIEQYIKQAALMGYDESQLDGFARAQGVSTVEVQKLKDRLAKIKRKKQQPDQSQRTNTTTTTGRATGRQVGGTNTTDSLQNKRANNQDSVHHDDGKLKIFGADLFKNNSITFEPNLRMATPSSYIIGPDDEILLDITGDNEASYNLPVSPDGMIKVEYVGQINVAGLSIAAAKSKIEQRLSGTYPAIRSGRTNVSVTIGNIRTIRVTLTGAVTKPGTYSLPSLATVFNALYASGGPNKNGTYRQIQVIRGNRVVSTIDVYDFLANGIQQGNIRLQDQDIIHIPVYGARVQFEGEVKRPAIFETVAGESLSDILRYAGDFTENAYTAKIKILQTTGRERSVQDVYADQFANYTPKGGDQYIVEPILERYANRVSVLGAVFRPGIFGLESGLTLKQVLEMADGVREDAFLERGIINRLKADNTSELINFNVREVLAGTVADIPLKREDKIEIASIFDLRDEYKFTVQGEVRFPGDLPFASNATLGDVIQKAGGFTEAAKNARVEIARRLQQRNADDHSSSQTILVDIKDGILTDPTIALQPYDVVSVLGDAGFRTQRQVTIEGEVLYPGIYTISREDERISDIVKRAGGLTTYAYTEGASLKRTGMSKLKAEEKKEKERLKKELEQDSLDEERNSKKNRQEQENDEDANSSRAKNKALAKVSQQGMSADDVEPSDLVGIELNKILEKPYEKGDLLVLDGDIITVPKELETVKVVGEVLNPNNVVYVKGKSLKYYINQAGGFTDNALKKRVFVQYANGAVKGKSGGYPEVKPGAEIVVPKRAPRERMSAQGWVGLGTGIASLAAIIVSLLR
- a CDS encoding lipopolysaccharide biosynthesis protein gives rise to the protein MDNTREKGELSLKELVHLIQKWLKFLLGRWYILIIAGLIGGAVGSFYASTKRTAYTAITTFVLESGEKSSGFSQYEGLASMVGMDIGGSGGGIFQGDNLLEFYKSRKMLQATLLKTSASDTSKLLIDRYLELEEEKQQKDKQIDFRKHDAGFELRQRDSLMNKVIGQLIKKNLKVDKLDKKLSIIKVEITAFDESFAKEFNTALVQQVNDFYMQTKTKRAQHNIQLLQQQADSIRCMMNGNISTMASIVDATPNLNPTRQAQRIVPSQRSQFSAETNKAILNQLVQNLEIAKMTLLKESPLIQLIDVPTFPLENKVVSKKFYFFIGFILCFVFSAFILTLIRFYKSAMSEEQID